A region of Polyangiaceae bacterium DNA encodes the following proteins:
- a CDS encoding acyl-CoA dehydrogenase family protein produces the protein MDFQLTEDQSMLVDTVREFVKKESPVERMRKLRDSDLGWEKAVWQKMGELGWLGVMFPESAGGMGMSFVEAGLILQELGTTLVPEPVIPLLVAGSAIAKAGTPEQIERFLTPSLGGAESLALAWNEEQSRHDASCIRTHAHAAGAGFKLRGKKRWVLNGHAADHIVVTARTSGDAGSADGISLFVIDQSLPGVKLQRVQMMDGQKGAFIELADVEVGKDRLLGEAGKAGPLLDALMDLGAAATVCEASGILQTVLWMTRNYLMERKQFGVPIGSFQALQHRTVDMFVETELTKSVAMLAMIKAEDPDPNERRRAISAAKASVIESGAFVTRQGIQLHGGIGVTDEHDVGLYFKRMHILATLFGDDAYHVARYAELPSFSANV, from the coding sequence ATGGATTTCCAGCTCACCGAAGATCAGTCGATGCTCGTGGACACCGTCCGCGAGTTCGTGAAGAAAGAATCCCCCGTCGAGCGCATGCGCAAGCTGCGCGACAGCGACCTGGGCTGGGAAAAGGCCGTCTGGCAGAAGATGGGCGAGCTCGGCTGGCTGGGCGTGATGTTCCCGGAGAGCGCCGGCGGCATGGGCATGAGCTTCGTGGAGGCCGGGCTCATCTTGCAGGAGCTCGGCACCACGCTGGTGCCCGAGCCGGTGATCCCGCTGCTCGTCGCGGGCAGCGCCATTGCCAAGGCCGGTACGCCGGAGCAGATCGAGCGCTTCCTGACCCCGAGCCTGGGCGGCGCGGAGAGCCTGGCCTTGGCCTGGAACGAGGAGCAGAGCCGGCATGACGCCTCGTGCATCCGCACCCACGCCCACGCGGCAGGCGCCGGGTTCAAGCTGCGCGGCAAGAAGCGCTGGGTGCTGAACGGCCACGCCGCCGACCACATCGTGGTGACCGCGCGCACGAGCGGCGACGCGGGCAGCGCCGACGGCATCTCACTCTTCGTGATCGATCAGAGCCTGCCCGGCGTGAAGCTCCAGCGCGTGCAGATGATGGACGGGCAGAAGGGCGCCTTCATCGAGCTCGCCGACGTCGAGGTCGGCAAGGATCGCCTGCTGGGCGAGGCCGGCAAGGCCGGTCCGCTGCTCGACGCGCTGATGGACCTCGGCGCCGCCGCCACCGTGTGCGAGGCGAGCGGCATCTTACAGACCGTGCTCTGGATGACGCGCAACTACCTGATGGAGCGAAAGCAGTTCGGCGTGCCCATCGGCAGCTTCCAGGCCTTGCAGCACCGCACCGTGGACATGTTCGTCGAGACCGAGCTCACCAAGAGCGTGGCCATGCTGGCAATGATCAAGGCGGAGGACCCGGATCCGAACGAGCGCCGCCGCGCCATCAGCGCCGCCAAGGCCAGCGTGATCGAGAGCGGTGCCTTCGTCACGCGCCAGGGCATTCAGCTCCACGGCGGCATCGGCGTCACCGACGAGCACGACGTGGGCCTGTACTTCAAGCGCATGCACATCCTGGCCACGCTGTTCGGCGACGATGCGTATCACGTCGCGCGCTACGCGGAGCTGCCGAGCTTCAGCGCGAACGTGTAG
- a CDS encoding acyl-CoA dehydrogenase family protein — MDLTFSPEELAFRDEVRAWIQSALPPHLKAKAEMDAEPSHADVMEWHKILAAKGWAAPHWPKEHGGTGWDAARRFLFSEELELAGTPRLSPFGLAMVGPLMIQFGNDAQKKRYLPKILSGEEVWCQGYSEPNAGSDLASLTLRAEDKGDHFILNGQKTWTTYAQYADWIFLLARTNAEAKKKQEGISFILCDMKSPGVTAKPFLTTGGTPAFCETWFENVKVPKENLVGELNQGWTYAKALLGHERTLVAGIGISARALLRAKRIARDTQSGGKPLLDDPTIRARIATLEIRLEALRMANYRALAGAKLGHAPGPESSILKLRGTEIQQGCMDLLMFLMGHNSLTWYNEPGTVPPREHWVGPAFNYLRAATIYAGSNEIQKNIIAKMILGMPG; from the coding sequence ATGGACCTGACCTTCAGCCCCGAAGAGCTCGCGTTCCGCGATGAGGTGCGTGCCTGGATTCAGAGCGCCCTGCCGCCCCACCTCAAAGCCAAGGCCGAGATGGACGCGGAGCCCAGCCACGCCGACGTGATGGAGTGGCACAAGATCCTCGCCGCGAAGGGCTGGGCCGCGCCCCACTGGCCGAAGGAGCACGGCGGTACCGGCTGGGACGCCGCGCGCCGTTTCTTGTTCAGCGAGGAGCTCGAGCTCGCCGGCACGCCGCGTCTGTCGCCGTTCGGCCTGGCCATGGTGGGCCCGCTGATGATCCAGTTCGGCAACGACGCCCAGAAGAAGCGCTACTTGCCCAAGATCCTGAGCGGTGAGGAGGTCTGGTGCCAGGGCTACTCCGAGCCGAACGCGGGCAGCGATCTGGCGTCGCTCACCCTGCGCGCCGAGGACAAGGGCGACCACTTCATCCTGAACGGGCAGAAGACCTGGACCACCTACGCGCAGTACGCGGACTGGATCTTCCTGCTCGCGCGCACCAACGCCGAGGCCAAGAAGAAGCAGGAGGGCATCAGCTTCATCCTGTGCGACATGAAGAGCCCGGGCGTCACCGCCAAGCCCTTCCTGACCACCGGCGGCACGCCGGCGTTCTGCGAGACCTGGTTCGAGAACGTGAAGGTCCCCAAGGAGAACCTGGTCGGCGAGCTGAACCAGGGCTGGACCTACGCCAAGGCGCTGCTCGGCCACGAGCGCACGCTGGTCGCCGGCATCGGCATCAGCGCCCGCGCGCTGCTCCGCGCCAAACGCATCGCCCGGGACACGCAGAGCGGCGGCAAGCCGCTGCTCGACGACCCGACCATCCGCGCGCGCATCGCCACCCTGGAGATCCGCCTCGAGGCGCTGCGCATGGCGAACTACCGCGCCCTGGCCGGCGCGAAGCTCGGCCACGCGCCCGGACCGGAGTCGAGCATCCTCAAGCTCCGCGGCACCGAGATCCAGCAAGGCTGCATGGATCTCCTCATGTTCCTGATGGGGCACAACTCGCTGACTTGGTACAACGAGCCTGGGACCGTGCCGCCGCGCGAGCACTGGGTCGGGCCCGCGTTCAACTACCTGCGCGCCGCGACCATCTACGCCGGGTCGAACGAGATTCAGAAGAACATCATTGCGAAGATGATTCTCGGGATGCCTGGCTAG
- the ychF gene encoding redox-regulated ATPase YchF, which translates to MGFSCGIVGLPNVGKSTLFNSLSSAKADAANFPFCTIEPNVGVVSVPDPRLDALAKVVKPEKIIPTTIRFVDIAGLVKGASKGEGLGNKFLAHIREVDAIAHVVRCFVDTNVVHVDGKVDPIADVATIGTELCLKDLDTVQARLERARKQSKGGDPVEKLAIGVCEKLAAHLDAGKPARSARFEDDKESAIVREMQLLTAKPTFYVANVDEASLTNLEGNEHYRALAALAKEEGAPVVPICASLEAQIAELEPADRPEFLASVGLSEPGLNHVIRAGYDMLGLITYLTAGEKEVRAWTIQRGWTAPQAAGVIHTDFERGFIKAEVMWWEDLVNLGSEAKCREAGKLRIEGRDYVVKDGDVMHFRFNV; encoded by the coding sequence ATGGGTTTTTCCTGCGGCATCGTCGGGCTGCCGAACGTCGGCAAGAGCACGCTCTTCAACTCGCTGTCCAGCGCCAAGGCGGACGCCGCGAACTTCCCGTTCTGCACCATCGAGCCGAACGTCGGGGTGGTCTCGGTGCCCGATCCGCGGCTCGACGCCCTGGCCAAGGTCGTGAAGCCGGAGAAGATCATCCCCACCACCATCCGCTTCGTGGACATCGCCGGGCTGGTGAAGGGCGCGTCCAAAGGTGAAGGCCTGGGCAACAAGTTCTTGGCGCACATCCGCGAGGTGGACGCCATCGCCCACGTGGTGCGCTGCTTCGTCGACACCAACGTCGTTCACGTCGACGGCAAGGTCGATCCCATCGCGGACGTCGCGACCATCGGCACCGAGCTCTGCTTGAAGGATCTGGACACGGTGCAGGCGCGCCTGGAGCGCGCGCGCAAGCAGTCGAAGGGCGGCGACCCGGTCGAGAAGCTCGCCATCGGCGTGTGCGAGAAGCTCGCCGCGCACCTCGACGCCGGAAAGCCGGCGCGCAGCGCGCGCTTCGAGGACGACAAGGAGAGCGCCATCGTGCGCGAGATGCAGCTCCTGACCGCCAAGCCCACGTTCTACGTGGCCAACGTGGACGAAGCTTCGCTCACGAACCTGGAAGGGAACGAGCACTATCGAGCGCTCGCAGCTCTGGCCAAAGAAGAGGGCGCGCCGGTGGTGCCGATCTGCGCGTCGCTCGAGGCGCAGATCGCCGAGCTCGAACCCGCCGATCGCCCGGAGTTCCTGGCCAGCGTGGGCCTCAGCGAGCCGGGCCTGAACCACGTGATCCGCGCTGGCTACGACATGCTGGGCCTGATCACCTACCTCACGGCCGGTGAGAAGGAAGTGCGCGCCTGGACCATCCAGCGCGGCTGGACCGCGCCCCAGGCAGCCGGCGTCATCCACACCGACTTCGAGCGTGGCTTCATCAAGGCCGAGGTCATGTGGTGGGAGGATCTGGTGAACCTGGGCAGCGAGGCCAAGTGCCGCGAGGCCGGCAAGCTGCGCATCGAAGGCCGCGACTACGTCGTGAAAGACGGCGACGTGATGCACTTCCGCTTCAACGTCTGA
- a CDS encoding multicopper oxidase family protein: MSGRGAFCLALLLAGCGDGEDRAAPDAVPLPSLPALEDASPDPDVLEVTLRAHPAQKTYPGSEPSEVWTYAGTVPGPLLEAKVGDQLVVHFQNDLPEPTSVHWHGVRLPAAMDGSMAMQSPVQPGQGFEYSFTLKDAGLFWFHPHVRSDVQVEKGLYGVLRVRGPDEPTVDAETVLVLDDVRVNADGTFPEYLDDASKMMGREGNVVLVNGAVRPAVAVQRGALVRFRIVNVANGRFFNLRLEGHTFRVIGTDGGLVPVPWDADTLLLAPGERYDVVLIPNGTAGARLTLWNEPYARGHDSGSAEPAPLASVVLGAGPALEGRQLPSAFPVIEELPSAPADIPIALAEAFDDQGELTFTVNGKTYPEVPPLMVANGSVHVLGVQNESDMDHPFHLHGFFFQELGAARLANKDTIIVKAHASLNLVSRFDEPGMWMYHCHILEHAEGGMAGELHVE; this comes from the coding sequence ATGAGCGGGCGCGGCGCCTTCTGCCTGGCGCTCTTGCTCGCGGGCTGCGGCGACGGCGAAGACCGCGCGGCGCCGGACGCTGTGCCGCTCCCGTCGTTGCCGGCGCTCGAGGACGCAAGCCCGGACCCGGACGTGCTCGAGGTCACGCTGCGCGCGCACCCTGCGCAGAAGACCTATCCAGGCTCGGAGCCCAGCGAGGTCTGGACCTACGCGGGGACGGTGCCCGGACCGCTGCTCGAAGCGAAGGTCGGCGATCAGCTGGTGGTTCACTTCCAGAACGACCTGCCGGAGCCGACCAGCGTGCACTGGCACGGCGTGCGTCTGCCGGCGGCGATGGACGGCAGCATGGCGATGCAGTCGCCGGTCCAGCCCGGCCAGGGCTTCGAGTACTCGTTCACGCTGAAGGACGCGGGCCTGTTCTGGTTCCACCCCCACGTCCGCTCCGACGTCCAGGTGGAGAAGGGCCTGTACGGGGTCTTGCGCGTGCGTGGCCCGGACGAGCCGACGGTCGATGCCGAAACGGTGTTGGTGCTCGACGACGTCCGCGTGAACGCGGACGGGACGTTCCCGGAGTACTTGGACGACGCGTCGAAGATGATGGGGCGCGAGGGCAACGTGGTCCTGGTCAACGGCGCCGTGCGGCCGGCTGTGGCCGTGCAGCGCGGCGCGCTCGTGCGCTTTCGAATCGTCAACGTCGCCAACGGGCGCTTCTTCAACCTGCGGCTGGAAGGCCACACCTTCCGCGTCATCGGCACGGATGGGGGTCTCGTCCCCGTGCCCTGGGACGCCGACACCCTGCTCCTCGCGCCAGGGGAGCGCTACGACGTGGTGCTGATCCCGAACGGCACCGCGGGCGCGCGGCTCACGCTGTGGAACGAGCCCTACGCCCGCGGGCACGACTCGGGGAGCGCGGAGCCCGCGCCGCTGGCCAGCGTCGTGCTCGGCGCAGGGCCGGCGCTCGAGGGCCGGCAGCTGCCGAGCGCGTTCCCGGTCATCGAGGAGCTCCCCAGCGCCCCCGCGGACATCCCCATCGCGCTCGCGGAGGCCTTCGACGATCAGGGCGAGCTCACCTTCACCGTCAACGGCAAGACCTATCCGGAAGTGCCACCGCTCATGGTAGCGAACGGCAGCGTCCATGTGCTCGGAGTGCAGAACGAGAGCGACATGGATCACCCGTTCCACTTGCACGGCTTCTTCTTCCAGGAGCTCGGCGCCGCGAGGCTCGCGAACAAGGACACCATCATCGTGAAGGCGCACGCGTCGCTGAACCTGGTGTCGCGGTTCGACGAGCCGGGGATGTGGATGTACCACTGCCACATCCTCGAGCACGCCGAGGGTGGCATGGCCGGCGAGCTGCACGTGGAGTGA
- a CDS encoding DUF2752 domain-containing protein — protein MSPLFAVVLVDVPSCPTAAIFGIPCPGCGLTRATLALLRGELRAALHFHPLVFLATPLYFGMIGSVAWGYVRGGIEKIPNSRLTKAITAFALVAFVLLIGVWLARFFGAFGGPVPVQTFSGWR, from the coding sequence ATGTCTCCGCTCTTCGCGGTGGTGCTGGTGGACGTGCCGAGCTGCCCGACGGCGGCCATCTTCGGCATCCCCTGCCCCGGCTGCGGGCTCACCCGCGCGACGCTCGCGCTGCTGCGCGGAGAGCTCCGCGCGGCGCTCCACTTCCACCCGCTCGTGTTCCTGGCCACGCCTTTGTACTTCGGCATGATCGGCAGCGTGGCGTGGGGCTACGTGCGTGGCGGCATCGAGAAGATCCCGAACAGCCGCTTGACGAAGGCCATCACGGCGTTCGCGCTGGTGGCGTTCGTGTTGCTCATCGGCGTGTGGCTCGCGCGCTTCTTCGGGGCGTTCGGCGGTCCGGTGCCGGTCCAGACGTTTTCGGGCTGGCGGTAG
- a CDS encoding zinc ribbon domain-containing protein codes for MFCPNCGTQNPDTASTCTKCGFNLKGAAAPKFKGTMLMMNPQPGAPAAPRPGAPAAPGAPAAPVPSAPKPQLKGTMLGVAPPSMGSAPQPPGPAPAPAPAPPPAPAPAGLGGPADPLGGTMVAPPGGPAPGFPPPGAPPPDAGPPPGFGGPPPGGPPPGFGGPPPGGPPMGGPPPGGPMGGPPPGGPMGGPPPGGPMGGPPPGGPMGGPPPGGPMGGPPPGGPMGGPPGAPQSPYGPPPAPQGFGPAPGAPAGFGSPGGAMQVAGAAPMMGGYGGGAPAGGFGPIGQTRNPIMQLVIGCICGFYLLYVMWVEINELKSFRGKDDINPIMFFVPILNLILFWGLPEKVLEAKQMAGVPNAQVPHPILYLFLWPYFLTADLNEIWQAAGGGR; via the coding sequence GTGTTTTGCCCGAACTGTGGGACGCAGAATCCGGATACGGCCAGCACTTGTACGAAGTGTGGGTTCAACTTGAAAGGCGCCGCCGCCCCTAAGTTCAAGGGGACGATGCTGATGATGAACCCGCAGCCCGGAGCGCCGGCCGCTCCGCGCCCGGGCGCGCCAGCAGCACCCGGCGCACCAGCTGCGCCGGTGCCTTCGGCACCCAAGCCGCAGCTGAAGGGAACGATGCTCGGCGTGGCCCCGCCCTCCATGGGCTCGGCGCCGCAGCCTCCGGGCCCCGCGCCAGCTCCGGCCCCAGCGCCGCCGCCGGCTCCGGCTCCCGCCGGCCTCGGCGGCCCGGCGGATCCGCTCGGCGGCACCATGGTCGCGCCGCCCGGCGGTCCGGCACCGGGCTTCCCGCCGCCCGGTGCTCCCCCGCCCGACGCGGGTCCGCCTCCCGGCTTCGGCGGTCCCCCGCCCGGTGGACCGCCCCCCGGCTTCGGTGGTCCGCCTCCCGGTGGTCCGCCGATGGGTGGACCGCCTCCCGGTGGCCCCATGGGTGGTCCGCCTCCCGGTGGCCCCATGGGTGGTCCGCCTCCCGGTGGCCCCATGGGTGGTCCGCCTCCCGGTGGCCCCATGGGCGGACCGCCTCCCGGTGGTCCCATGGGTGGTCCGCCGCCCGGCGGCCCGATGGGCGGTCCTCCCGGTGCTCCTCAATCTCCGTACGGCCCACCGCCTGCGCCGCAGGGATTCGGCCCCGCGCCGGGTGCGCCTGCAGGCTTCGGCTCCCCGGGTGGCGCCATGCAGGTTGCCGGTGCGGCGCCCATGATGGGCGGCTACGGCGGCGGCGCCCCGGCGGGTGGCTTCGGTCCCATCGGGCAGACGCGCAATCCGATCATGCAGCTGGTCATCGGCTGCATCTGCGGCTTCTACCTGCTCTACGTGATGTGGGTGGAGATCAACGAGCTCAAGTCCTTCCGCGGCAAGGACGACATCAACCCGATCATGTTCTTCGTGCCGATCCTGAACTTGATCTTGTTCTGGGGTCTGCCGGAGAAGGTGCTCGAGGCCAAGCAGATGGCCGGCGTGCCGAACGCGCAGGTGCCTCACCCGATCCTGTACTTGTTCCTGTGGCCGTATTTCCTGACGGCCGACCTGAACGAGATCTGGCAGGCGGCAGGCGGCGGGAGATAG
- a CDS encoding NAD(P)H-dependent oxidoreductase subunit E produces the protein MAFSLSGEQERELERILARYPNKMAATIPVLHLCQEANQNWVSEEVIQFVADKLEVGTAHVKGVVTFYTLFNQSPPGKHQVWVCRTLSCALRGADQILHQCEKRLKIHAGETTADGKVTLRTAECLASCGTAPMMQVDKTYHENLTPEQVDKLLDQLTSE, from the coding sequence ATGGCTTTTTCTCTCAGCGGGGAGCAGGAGCGCGAGCTCGAACGCATCCTCGCGCGCTACCCGAACAAGATGGCGGCGACCATTCCGGTCCTGCACCTCTGTCAGGAGGCCAACCAGAACTGGGTCAGCGAAGAGGTGATCCAGTTCGTGGCCGACAAGCTCGAGGTCGGCACCGCCCACGTGAAGGGCGTCGTCACCTTCTACACCCTGTTCAACCAGTCGCCGCCCGGCAAGCACCAGGTCTGGGTGTGCCGCACCCTGTCGTGTGCGCTCAGGGGCGCCGACCAGATCCTGCACCAGTGTGAGAAGCGCCTGAAGATCCACGCCGGTGAGACCACCGCGGACGGCAAGGTCACGCTGCGCACCGCGGAGTGCCTGGCTTCGTGCGGCACCGCGCCGATGATGCAGGTCGACAAGACCTACCACGAGAACCTGACCCCCGAGCAGGTGGACAAGCTGCTCGACCAGCTCACCTCGGAGTGA
- the nuoF gene encoding NADH-quinone oxidoreductase subunit NuoF codes for MFKTTTYLSHSYAKPDGHTLAAYEAQGGYRNARKALGMSRDAVVEEVKKAKIRGRGGAGFDCGTKWTFMPKESKKPCYLVVNADEGEPGTFKDRTIMEKNPHSVIEGCIIGCFGIGAHAAYIYVRDELHLSKERLWGAIEEAKKKGYLGAKPFGLDYPVEVYVQTGAGAYICGEETALLNSLEGRRGEPRFKPPFPAQYGAFGCPTTVNNLETIAIVPTVIGMGGEAFGKLSELYAFNDGGARLFGVSGHVKNPGVFECTVGLTLRELIYDLGGGILGDKKLLAVIPGGSSCPVMLPDELVKVPGDPRFDPYNGKSILDLPMGVETFRAVGGMLGTCCAIVLSEDADPVLALHNLMRFYRHESCGQCTPCREGCGWIERILDKIVEGRATMDELDQIHRIASDITGNTICAFGDGAAQPALSFVRKFRKQFEDYVLTGGKSQTKKLVA; via the coding sequence ATGTTCAAGACGACCACCTATCTGTCTCACTCCTACGCCAAGCCGGACGGCCACACGCTCGCGGCGTACGAGGCCCAGGGCGGCTACAGGAACGCGAGGAAGGCTCTGGGGATGAGCCGCGACGCTGTCGTGGAGGAGGTCAAGAAGGCCAAGATCCGCGGGCGTGGCGGCGCCGGCTTCGACTGCGGCACGAAGTGGACCTTCATGCCGAAGGAGAGCAAGAAGCCCTGCTACCTGGTGGTGAACGCCGACGAAGGCGAGCCCGGGACCTTCAAGGACCGGACGATCATGGAGAAGAACCCGCACTCCGTGATCGAGGGCTGCATCATCGGCTGCTTCGGCATCGGCGCGCACGCAGCCTACATCTACGTGCGCGACGAGCTGCACCTGTCGAAGGAGCGCCTGTGGGGTGCGATCGAGGAGGCAAAGAAGAAGGGCTACCTCGGCGCCAAGCCGTTCGGTCTCGACTACCCCGTCGAGGTCTACGTGCAGACCGGCGCGGGCGCCTACATCTGCGGTGAGGAGACGGCGCTCCTGAACTCGCTCGAAGGTCGCCGGGGCGAGCCGCGCTTCAAGCCGCCGTTCCCTGCCCAATACGGCGCGTTCGGCTGCCCGACCACGGTCAACAACCTGGAGACCATCGCCATCGTGCCGACGGTCATCGGCATGGGGGGCGAGGCGTTCGGGAAGCTGTCCGAGCTGTACGCGTTCAACGACGGCGGCGCGCGCCTGTTCGGGGTCAGCGGCCACGTGAAGAACCCCGGCGTCTTCGAGTGCACGGTCGGGCTCACGCTGCGCGAGCTGATCTACGACCTGGGCGGCGGCATCTTGGGCGACAAGAAGCTCTTGGCGGTGATCCCCGGCGGCTCGTCGTGTCCGGTCATGCTGCCGGACGAGCTGGTGAAGGTTCCGGGGGATCCGCGCTTCGACCCCTACAACGGCAAGAGCATCCTGGACCTGCCGATGGGCGTGGAGACGTTCCGCGCGGTGGGCGGCATGCTCGGCACCTGCTGCGCCATCGTGCTGTCCGAGGACGCCGACCCGGTGCTGGCGCTGCACAATCTGATGCGCTTCTACCGGCACGAGTCGTGCGGGCAGTGCACGCCCTGCCGCGAGGGCTGCGGCTGGATCGAGCGCATCCTGGACAAGATCGTGGAGGGGCGCGCCACCATGGACGAGCTCGACCAAATCCACCGCATCGCGTCGGACATCACCGGCAACACCATCTGTGCCTTCGGCGACGGCGCGGCCCAACCCGCGCTGTCGTTCGTGCGCAAGTTCCGCAAACAGTTCGAGGACTACGTCCTGACCGGCGGCAAGTCCCAGACCAAGAAGCTCGTAGCATGA
- a CDS encoding NADH-quinone oxidoreductase subunit J: protein MSVGSLFFSVCALVALVGAVSTVAAKNPIRGAVGLLATIVGIAALFLKLAAQFLAAIQLIVYAGAVVVLFVFVIMLLGPDANLGDKPAKLRLSRWGAAILLLLLGAGAFFGLRGGWGDPVPLGPVRADFGSTEAVGGLLFRQGLVPFEIATALLIVAVVGAIAVARSKPHAKKARPTGHETKRLFAGPLHPRDAERPLSKEAGR, encoded by the coding sequence ATGAGCGTCGGATCCCTCTTCTTCAGCGTGTGCGCGCTGGTCGCGCTGGTGGGCGCGGTGAGCACGGTCGCAGCCAAGAACCCGATCCGCGGCGCGGTGGGTCTCCTGGCGACGATCGTGGGCATCGCCGCGCTGTTCTTGAAGCTGGCAGCGCAGTTCCTGGCTGCGATACAGCTGATCGTCTACGCCGGGGCGGTCGTCGTCCTGTTCGTGTTCGTGATCATGCTGCTCGGCCCGGACGCGAACCTCGGCGACAAACCGGCGAAGCTCCGGCTCTCGCGCTGGGGTGCCGCGATCTTGCTGCTCCTGCTCGGCGCCGGCGCGTTCTTCGGCCTGCGCGGCGGCTGGGGCGACCCGGTGCCGCTCGGCCCGGTGCGCGCGGACTTCGGCTCCACCGAAGCCGTGGGCGGCCTGCTCTTCCGCCAGGGCCTGGTGCCGTTCGAGATCGCCACCGCGCTCTTGATCGTGGCGGTGGTCGGCGCCATCGCCGTGGCCCGCAGCAAGCCCCACGCCAAGAAGGCGCGGCCCACCGGGCACGAGACCAAGCGCCTGTTCGCCGGACCCCTGCACCCGCGGGACGCCGAGCGCCCCTTGTCGAAGGAGGCCGGCCGATGA
- the nuoK gene encoding NADH-quinone oxidoreductase subunit NuoK — MMGQLVQHYVLLAGVIFVIGAVGFLVRRNVLVQLMSIELMLNAVNLMLVAYNRQHGDSMNGHMFAFFIIAVAAAEAAVGLAIVLSFYRLKASVNSDEADTLKH; from the coding sequence ATGATGGGTCAGCTCGTGCAGCACTACGTGCTCCTCGCCGGGGTCATCTTCGTGATCGGCGCGGTGGGCTTCCTGGTGCGCCGGAACGTCTTGGTTCAGCTGATGAGCATCGAGCTGATGCTGAACGCGGTGAACCTGATGCTGGTCGCCTACAACCGGCAGCACGGCGACAGCATGAACGGGCACATGTTCGCCTTCTTCATCATCGCCGTCGCGGCGGCGGAGGCCGCGGTGGGCCTCGCCATCGTGCTGTCGTTCTACCGGCTCAAGGCCTCCGTCAACAGCGACGAGGCGGACACGCTGAAGCACTGA